A part of Acropora palmata chromosome 6, jaAcrPala1.3, whole genome shotgun sequence genomic DNA contains:
- the LOC141883575 gene encoding uncharacterized protein LOC141883575, whose protein sequence is MAYQRTEYADKTMFMNSMQDRKLKMQLDSIDFHRETIGKEIDREKKKLQRELAEVESGMKSRLTLPDPTLPSDGARKLSPRLPRRYSTPQVLLSTTTSSRNLPADVDRRSASANRARVYSEGNTEMGSLGEKAFTNPTRPISPTSQFLLPPLSQPRRQSLPPINIGPSLVAFDSVKEGVNARRGSGNVNKSPRACMSPNTLSPRGTPRRGSVVNDTDLEEVASKVERFLQRMDLSQQEETSTMDAKEGERNELVNKMVEYTNPTTSDRNVKGTSSFQPMNFE, encoded by the coding sequence ATGGCGTACCAACGGACAGAGTACGCCGATAAAACTATGTTTATGAACTCTATGCAAGATCGAAAGCTCAAAATGCAATTGGACTCTATTGACTTTCACAGAGAAACCATTGGAAAGGAAATAGatcgagagaaaaaaaagcttcAAAGAGAACTGGCCGAGGTTGAAAGCGGCATGAAAAGTCGATTGACTTTGCCTGACCCAACACTTCCAAGCGATGGTGCTAGAAAATTGAGTCCTCGATTACCAAGGAGATACAGCACACCGCAAGTGTTACTCTCAACCACGACATCTTCACGTAATCTACCCGCCGATGTTGACAGACGTTCTGCATCGGCCAACCGAGCAAGGGTATATTCCGAGGGAAACACGGAGATGGGTTCTCTAGGAGAGAAAGCATTCACGAACCCAACTCGACCCATAAGCCCAACTTCGCAATTCTTGTTGCCACCGCTTAGCCAACCCCGGAGGCAATCTCTACCACCAATTAACATCGGACCATCGCTTGTTGCTTTCGATTCAGTGAAAGAGGGGGTAAACGCAAGAAGAGGAAGCGGCAATGTAAATAAATCCCCAAGGGCTTGTATGTCTCCCAACACACTCAGCCCTAGAGGAACGCCAAGGAGAGGAAGTGTAGTGAACGATACCGACCTCGAAGAGGTAGCAAGTAAAGTAGAAAGGTTTCTACAGAGAATGGACTTGAGTCAACAAGAGGAAACGTCTACTATGGACGCAAAAGAGGGAGAAAGAAATGAGTTAGTTAATAAAATGGTTGAATACACCAACCCGACGACCAGCGATCGAAATGTCAAAGGCACATCAAGTTTCCAGCCAATGAATTTTGAATGA